A single genomic interval of Rhodothermus profundi harbors:
- the mpl gene encoding UDP-N-acetylmuramate:L-alanyl-gamma-D-glutamyl-meso-diaminopimelate ligase, with translation MKRLEDYPDAHLRRFERPPLPPPTSVRTVYLIGICGTGMGTLALLLREAGYQVSGSDAAAYPPMSTLLHRHGISFYTGFDPAHLEPPPDLVVVGNACTPTHPEAAAARERRLPQCAMPEALSHFFLQNRQPVVVAGTHGKTTTAGLLAHVLSQAGMDPGYFIGGVMIGSETSGRIGSGPWFVVEGDEYDSAYFDKRPKFLHYRPRAVLLTSIEFDHADLYDDLDDYREAFEQLVALLPFDGLLIAHSDDPTVRQVTRTAYSRVRTYGLHTRCNVTVGQVYPTPEGQHFTLVVDGQELGRFFLPLSGRHNLRNALAVCAFGLQIGLTPEQLRKGLASFPGMKRRLEVRGEAGGVLVVDDFAHHPTAVRETLRAARQRWPDRRLVAIFEPRSNSSRRRRFEQAYMEAFDDADEVWLSTPPFRHNDHPEDFFSPEAVAAGIRSRGIPAHIAEGAHVLLPLLLEALRPGDVALIMSNGPFGNLHERLLQALTQQTTSEASRRAHDPLSA, from the coding sequence ATGAAACGGCTGGAAGATTATCCCGACGCGCATCTGCGCCGGTTTGAGCGGCCTCCTTTGCCGCCTCCTACTTCCGTGCGCACCGTGTACTTGATTGGCATCTGCGGCACGGGTATGGGGACGCTGGCCCTGTTGCTTCGGGAAGCAGGATACCAGGTTAGCGGCAGCGATGCGGCTGCTTACCCGCCCATGAGCACGCTCTTGCACCGCCACGGCATTTCGTTTTATACCGGCTTTGATCCGGCTCACTTAGAGCCGCCGCCCGATCTGGTCGTGGTAGGCAATGCCTGCACGCCAACGCATCCCGAAGCAGCGGCTGCGCGCGAGCGTCGGCTGCCGCAATGCGCTATGCCTGAAGCCCTGTCCCACTTCTTTCTCCAGAACCGACAGCCGGTCGTTGTAGCCGGCACGCATGGCAAAACGACCACAGCAGGCCTGCTGGCGCACGTGCTCAGCCAGGCCGGGATGGATCCGGGCTACTTCATCGGCGGCGTGATGATTGGTTCCGAAACGAGCGGCCGTATTGGCTCAGGCCCCTGGTTCGTAGTTGAAGGCGATGAGTATGACAGCGCTTATTTTGACAAACGTCCGAAATTTCTGCACTATCGCCCTCGCGCGGTTCTGCTCACCTCCATCGAGTTTGACCACGCCGACCTGTACGACGATCTCGACGATTACCGCGAGGCTTTTGAACAACTGGTCGCCCTCTTACCGTTCGACGGATTGCTGATAGCGCACAGCGACGATCCAACCGTCCGCCAGGTTACCCGCACCGCCTACAGTCGCGTCCGGACATATGGTCTGCACACGCGCTGCAACGTAACCGTAGGCCAGGTATATCCCACTCCTGAAGGCCAGCATTTTACGCTGGTTGTCGATGGCCAAGAGCTGGGCCGCTTCTTTTTGCCCTTAAGCGGTCGCCACAACCTGCGTAATGCGCTGGCTGTATGCGCTTTTGGATTGCAGATAGGTCTGACGCCAGAGCAGCTACGCAAGGGCCTCGCCAGCTTTCCGGGCATGAAGCGCCGCCTGGAGGTCCGAGGAGAAGCGGGTGGCGTGCTCGTAGTCGATGATTTTGCCCATCACCCAACGGCCGTGCGGGAGACGCTGCGCGCTGCGCGCCAGCGTTGGCCTGATCGCCGCCTGGTCGCCATCTTTGAACCGCGCTCTAACTCAAGCCGACGCCGACGCTTTGAGCAAGCGTATATGGAAGCGTTTGACGATGCCGACGAGGTATGGCTCAGCACGCCACCGTTTCGGCACAACGATCACCCAGAAGATTTCTTCAGCCCGGAAGCTGTTGCGGCCGGCATTCGGAGCCGGGGCATTCCGGCTCACATAGCAGAAGGGGCCCACGTATTGTTGCCTTTATTGCTGGAAGCGCTTCGTCCCGGCGACGTCGCGCTGATCATGAGCAACGGGCCCTTCGGCAATCTGCACGAACGCCTGCTGCAGGCGCTCACCCAACAAACCACCTCGGAAGCATCCCGGCGTGCCCATGACCCGCTTTCCGCGTAA
- a CDS encoding helical backbone metal receptor: MTRFPRKLTDARGRTIHLTTPPQRIVSLVPSITELLAALGLDHAVVGLTRFCVRPPDWKRRKTIVGGTKQINLERLLSLQPDLVLANLEENTRAIVEMLDPHVPVFVTYVRTLDEALHMIRQVGSLTDTEATAETLAATIAQRFATLPAYPSLRTLYLIWRDPWMSIGGDTFIHDMLRRGGFANVCAHQTRYPTLTPEAIRTLHPEVVLLSSEPYPFREAHLEELRPLCPHATFLLVDGQPFSWYGARLLETPAYLQQLRRQLLSLLPS, translated from the coding sequence ATGACCCGCTTTCCGCGTAAACTGACCGACGCCCGCGGCCGCACCATTCACCTTACGACGCCTCCCCAACGCATCGTTTCGCTTGTGCCCAGCATAACGGAACTGCTGGCAGCCCTTGGCCTCGACCATGCCGTCGTAGGCCTGACCCGCTTCTGCGTCCGCCCTCCCGACTGGAAACGCCGCAAAACCATCGTCGGTGGCACCAAACAGATTAACCTGGAGCGGCTACTGAGCCTGCAGCCTGATCTGGTCCTTGCCAACCTGGAAGAGAACACGCGTGCTATCGTCGAGATGCTGGACCCGCACGTACCGGTCTTTGTCACCTACGTGCGTACCCTGGACGAAGCCCTGCACATGATCCGACAGGTTGGTTCCCTGACAGACACCGAAGCAACCGCCGAAACCCTGGCCGCCACGATTGCCCAGCGCTTTGCCACCCTGCCTGCCTATCCGTCTCTGCGGACCCTGTACTTGATCTGGCGTGATCCCTGGATGAGCATTGGTGGGGATACCTTCATCCACGACATGCTTCGCCGTGGGGGCTTTGCCAACGTGTGTGCCCACCAGACGCGCTACCCGACGCTCACGCCCGAAGCAATTCGCACTTTGCACCCCGAAGTCGTCCTGCTCAGCAGCGAGCCTTATCCCTTCAGAGAAGCCCACCTTGAAGAACTGCGTCCGCTGTGCCCCCACGCCACATTTCTACTGGTTGATGGCCAGCCCTTTTCCTGGTATGGAGCACGTCTGCTGGAAACGCCCGCCTATCTGCAGCAGCTACGAAGGCAACTGCTGTCCCTCTTGCCATCTTGA
- a CDS encoding dipeptidase, with protein sequence MRTFLLMFILASLLAACQSEADRHYERARQLTQRFILIDGHIDVPYRLRQFPEDITRRTELGDFDYVRARAGGLDAPFFSIYLPAELQDTPGASKALADSLIDMVEALVRQAPDKFMLARSPDDVRRAHREGRIALLMGMENGSGLEGDLRNVAYFYERGIRYITLTHARVNQLSDSSYDTTRVWNGLSPFGEQVVDEMNRLGMLIDISHVSDSAFYDVLRRTKAPVIASHSSARHFTPGWERNMSDEMIRALAANGGVIMINFGSSFLRSEYQTRGDSLRQQLRAELEAQGLAPDSPEGRRWMARQRKQHPIGTVADVADHIDHVVQLVGVDHVGLGSDFDGVFALPEGLQDVSMYPNLVAELLRRGYSEADIEKILGGNLLRVWETVEAVAAELQQAHP encoded by the coding sequence ATGCGCACTTTCCTGCTGATGTTTATTCTGGCCAGCTTACTGGCTGCCTGCCAGAGCGAAGCGGACCGGCACTATGAGCGGGCGCGTCAGCTTACGCAGCGATTTATCCTCATCGATGGCCACATCGACGTGCCCTACCGCCTGCGTCAGTTTCCAGAGGACATTACGCGGCGCACTGAGCTGGGCGACTTTGACTACGTTCGCGCGCGCGCCGGCGGCCTGGACGCGCCGTTCTTTTCGATTTATCTGCCTGCTGAACTACAGGACACGCCCGGCGCCTCCAAGGCACTGGCCGATTCGCTCATCGATATGGTGGAGGCGCTGGTTCGCCAGGCCCCTGACAAGTTTATGCTGGCCCGCTCGCCGGACGACGTGCGTCGCGCCCACAGGGAAGGACGCATCGCCCTGCTCATGGGGATGGAGAATGGATCCGGCCTGGAGGGCGACCTGCGCAACGTAGCCTACTTTTACGAACGCGGCATTCGGTACATTACGCTCACGCACGCCCGGGTCAACCAGCTCTCCGATAGCTCTTACGACACAACACGCGTCTGGAACGGGCTCAGCCCATTTGGGGAGCAGGTCGTTGACGAAATGAATCGACTCGGTATGCTTATCGATATCTCGCACGTCTCCGATAGTGCCTTCTACGACGTGCTGCGCCGCACCAAAGCCCCTGTGATTGCGTCGCACTCATCAGCGCGGCATTTCACGCCCGGCTGGGAGCGCAACATGAGCGACGAGATGATCCGGGCCCTGGCCGCTAACGGTGGGGTCATAATGATTAACTTTGGCTCCTCCTTTTTGCGTAGCGAATATCAGACCAGGGGCGACTCGCTGCGCCAGCAGCTCCGAGCAGAACTGGAAGCCCAGGGTCTTGCCCCCGACTCGCCAGAAGGGCGCCGCTGGATGGCCCGGCAGCGCAAGCAGCACCCCATCGGCACGGTGGCCGACGTTGCCGATCACATTGACCATGTTGTGCAGCTTGTAGGTGTCGATCACGTAGGACTGGGCTCCGACTTCGACGGTGTTTTTGCCCTTCCGGAAGGCCTGCAAGACGTATCAATGTATCCCAACCTGGTCGCTGAACTGCTGCGGCGCGGCTACAGCGAGGCAGATATTGAAAAAATCCTGGGCGGCAATCTGCTGCGCGTCTGGGAAACGGTTGAAGCCGTCGCTGCGGAGCTGCAGCAGGCACATCCCTAG
- a CDS encoding EpsG family protein yields the protein MIYLIGWLSIYYYHAISFFLRKQLRPLAIGVTLLLSLVAVLRGSVGTDTAVYERLATRSEAWSGIEPAFWILMYIFNAITQDPVLTVRAFSGVLAVVLMLYIYRSDEDELFFLMSFFMPLFFYNFSMNVIRVGIAFSILLLALQEDRRGRTLSAMLLGGLSVMFHYSMIFSLFYLWFNQEYKIESKDRRSIMWMILLFVVMVVLVVLNENYFLAKLAVYARLEAPSLFSGISRIMLGLVLLTGVFLSSIPATQKKRIIYSSLFFMIFFFGLGIYVTPRLLDMVNLLIPIAMLRAYRRIQEPMDRTFKGALLLAGLGGAIGMYRYMLYESFWSPSPFLPYHTLFAR from the coding sequence ATGATTTATCTGATTGGATGGCTGTCTATTTATTATTATCATGCAATCAGTTTCTTTCTGCGTAAGCAGCTACGCCCGCTCGCAATTGGTGTTACCCTCTTGCTAAGTCTGGTGGCTGTTCTTCGCGGTTCTGTAGGGACAGATACGGCCGTATACGAGCGCTTAGCTACTCGATCAGAAGCCTGGTCAGGAATTGAGCCGGCCTTCTGGATCTTGATGTATATTTTTAATGCGATTACCCAAGATCCTGTATTGACAGTCAGAGCTTTTTCAGGGGTTCTGGCCGTTGTTTTGATGCTGTATATATACCGGTCAGATGAGGATGAATTATTTTTTCTGATGTCTTTTTTTATGCCTTTGTTTTTTTACAATTTTAGTATGAATGTTATTCGAGTAGGAATCGCTTTCTCTATTTTACTTCTTGCGCTGCAGGAAGACAGAAGAGGGAGAACCCTGTCTGCAATGTTGCTAGGCGGACTGTCTGTTATGTTTCATTACTCTATGATTTTCTCTCTATTCTATCTATGGTTTAATCAGGAATATAAAATAGAATCAAAGGATAGAAGAAGTATAATGTGGATGATACTATTGTTTGTTGTGATGGTCGTACTGGTTGTGCTTAATGAGAATTACTTTTTGGCCAAACTTGCTGTATACGCTCGTCTGGAGGCGCCCAGCTTATTTTCTGGAATATCTCGCATTATGTTAGGACTTGTCCTGTTAACCGGTGTTTTTCTGTCGAGCATTCCGGCTACCCAGAAAAAAAGAATTATCTACAGTTCGCTATTTTTTATGATCTTTTTCTTCGGGTTAGGGATTTATGTGACCCCTCGTTTGCTGGACATGGTCAATCTGTTAATTCCGATAGCCATGTTGCGAGCCTACAGGCGCATTCAGGAGCCCATGGACCGAACCTTTAAAGGAGCCCTGCTCCTGGCCGGTCTGGGCGGTGCGATCGGCATGTATCGATATATGCTCTATGAGAGCTTCTGGTCGCCTTCTCCGTTTTTACCCTACCATACACTATTTGCACGCTAG
- a CDS encoding glycosyltransferase family 4 protein, whose amino-acid sequence MSQTKRPLHIVYLITRADELGGAQMHVLDLARGFRAKGYRITILGGQRGSFAELVQAEGIPYKQVPFLQRAIHPWRDARCLLALRHLLRRLQPDLVSTHSSKAGWIGRLVARSLGIPVIFTAHGWAFTEGVPSRQRWLFRWAERVAAPFADKIITVSEYDRQLALRYRIAAPDRLVTVYNGIPDVPDHLLACPQVQQGKAVRLIMVARFSPQKDHALVLRALAGLRTLPWQLEFIGDGPLRPACEQLTRQLQLNDRVYFLGEHRNVAERLARAHIFVLASNYEGFPLSILEAMRAALPVVAADVSGVRESVQHGETGLLFPRGNVAALRACLQTLMVHPAMRQSMGQAGRKRYKAYFTLDHMLTDTEQVYQEVFAKSARKDR is encoded by the coding sequence GTGAGTCAGACGAAGCGACCCTTACATATCGTTTACTTGATTACGCGGGCAGATGAGCTGGGAGGCGCTCAGATGCATGTTCTGGATCTGGCCAGGGGGTTTCGGGCGAAGGGATACCGAATCACAATTCTGGGAGGACAGAGGGGCTCGTTTGCAGAGCTGGTGCAGGCGGAGGGCATTCCCTACAAACAGGTACCCTTTCTGCAGCGCGCCATTCACCCGTGGCGGGATGCGCGATGCTTGCTCGCATTACGGCATCTTTTGCGAAGGTTGCAGCCGGATCTGGTTTCCACGCATTCGTCGAAGGCAGGATGGATAGGACGCCTTGTTGCCCGCAGCCTGGGCATTCCGGTTATCTTTACCGCGCATGGGTGGGCCTTTACAGAGGGCGTTCCGTCCCGGCAGCGCTGGCTGTTTCGTTGGGCGGAGCGGGTGGCGGCTCCTTTTGCCGACAAGATCATTACGGTATCCGAGTATGATCGTCAGCTTGCCTTGCGGTATCGTATTGCTGCACCGGATCGGCTGGTCACGGTTTATAACGGCATTCCCGATGTGCCCGATCACTTGCTGGCCTGTCCGCAGGTGCAGCAGGGAAAGGCGGTGCGTTTGATCATGGTGGCCCGGTTTAGTCCGCAGAAAGATCATGCCCTTGTCCTGCGGGCGCTAGCAGGCTTGCGGACATTGCCCTGGCAACTGGAGTTTATCGGCGACGGACCGTTGCGGCCTGCCTGTGAGCAGCTAACAAGGCAGCTTCAGCTCAACGACCGTGTGTATTTTCTGGGCGAGCACCGGAACGTAGCGGAGCGGCTAGCACGTGCTCATATTTTCGTACTGGCTTCGAACTATGAAGGATTTCCCCTTTCCATTTTAGAAGCCATGCGGGCAGCATTGCCAGTCGTGGCCGCAGACGTTTCAGGGGTGCGCGAAAGTGTGCAGCATGGAGAAACTGGGCTGCTTTTTCCTCGGGGGAATGTCGCGGCACTACGCGCTTGTTTGCAAACCCTGATGGTACATCCTGCGATGCGGCAATCTATGGGACAGGCAGGGAGAAAGCGCTACAAAGCATACTTTACACTGGATCATATGTTGACGGATACCGAGCAGGTATATCAGGAGGTTTTTGCAAAAAGTGCCCGTAAGGACAGATGA
- a CDS encoding oligosaccharide flippase family protein, producing the protein MILRYSLRYLVARGVPALVNFLAVAVYTRLLTPEAYGYYVLVIAGVNVLNLVCFQWLRFALVRYLPAHQGQEEGLLGTIGWSYLALMFLVGSLGGAAAGLVADARWRSLMGVGVLLLWAQAWFELNAELLRARLQTQAYGWAMGARSVGALGLGTLFILSGLEAYGPLWGLVVSMVGIGIVFAYQHWRVIPIRLDTRRLRLLLRYGLPVAGSLAFNLIIVASDRFLIAWLLDEAHAGIYAAGYDLAYQPVILLMHIVYLAVYPLIVKAWEQEGKPVAYTYLSRNAQLLLIIAVPATVGLVLLRDAIASLVLGEAFQAASAIIAWVAVGTLLDGMRVYHADLAFHLGQRTMGQLRSVLWGALVNIGLNLLWIPRVGIIGAAWATVVSCGIALLLSIWWGRTVLPIPWGLKKGLGISMAGIGMGITIGVLKASMGWIGAGIVGIGMYGVLLAILLKEDFTRICRNIRLRI; encoded by the coding sequence ATGATCCTGCGCTATAGCCTGCGTTATCTGGTAGCCCGGGGGGTACCGGCGCTGGTGAATTTCTTAGCGGTAGCAGTTTATACGCGACTGCTGACGCCTGAAGCCTATGGGTACTATGTCCTGGTTATTGCCGGCGTTAATGTGCTGAATCTCGTCTGTTTTCAGTGGCTTCGCTTTGCTCTGGTGCGTTATCTGCCAGCTCATCAAGGGCAAGAAGAGGGGTTGCTGGGCACAATTGGGTGGAGCTATCTGGCGCTGATGTTCCTTGTGGGCAGCCTGGGTGGTGCAGCGGCTGGCCTGGTTGCCGATGCGCGGTGGCGCAGTCTGATGGGGGTGGGGGTGCTTTTGCTCTGGGCACAGGCCTGGTTTGAGCTCAATGCGGAGCTGCTGCGCGCGCGACTTCAGACGCAGGCCTATGGCTGGGCAATGGGAGCCCGTAGCGTGGGAGCGTTAGGTCTGGGGACCCTGTTCATTCTGAGCGGCCTGGAGGCCTACGGCCCATTATGGGGCCTGGTCGTTAGCATGGTAGGAATCGGGATTGTCTTCGCCTATCAGCACTGGCGGGTGATCCCGATTCGTCTGGATACCAGACGGTTGCGTTTGCTGTTGCGTTATGGCCTTCCGGTGGCCGGTAGCCTGGCGTTCAACCTGATTATCGTTGCCTCCGACCGATTCTTGATTGCCTGGCTCTTAGATGAAGCCCATGCCGGGATTTATGCGGCAGGGTATGATCTGGCCTATCAGCCTGTCATTCTGCTCATGCACATTGTGTACCTGGCAGTTTATCCCTTAATCGTGAAAGCATGGGAGCAGGAGGGGAAACCCGTTGCGTATACCTATCTGAGTCGGAATGCGCAGCTTCTTTTAATCATCGCTGTTCCTGCGACGGTAGGTCTGGTCTTACTGCGCGATGCAATTGCCAGCCTGGTGCTGGGGGAAGCATTTCAGGCAGCCAGCGCGATCATAGCCTGGGTTGCTGTAGGGACGTTGCTTGACGGAATGCGGGTGTATCATGCCGACCTCGCCTTTCATTTAGGGCAGCGTACCATGGGACAGCTCCGAAGTGTTCTGTGGGGAGCTCTGGTCAACATCGGATTGAATTTGCTATGGATTCCCCGGGTGGGCATCATTGGGGCCGCCTGGGCTACCGTTGTATCCTGCGGCATTGCTTTGCTTTTAAGTATCTGGTGGGGACGTACCGTGCTTCCCATCCCCTGGGGCCTGAAAAAGGGGCTGGGGATCAGCATGGCAGGGATTGGCATGGGGATTACCATCGGAGTCCTGAAGGCTTCTATGGGATGGATAGGCGCCGGAATTGTCGGGATAGGCATGTATGGCGTCCTGCTCGCTATTCTGTTAAAGGAAGATTTTACAAGGATCTGTCGTAATATCCGTTTGAGAATATAG
- the pncA gene encoding bifunctional nicotinamidase/pyrazinamidase yields MKALLIVDVQNDFCPGGALPVPEGDAVVPVINRLIPYFENVIQTQDWHPAGHWSFASAHPGKQPFETIQLSYGEQVLWPDHCVQGTSGAAFHPELDTTRTQLIIRKGFRKEIDSYSAFYENDKKTPTGLAGYLKERGITTLYVVGLAADFCVKWSALDARRLGFEVYVVTDATRGIDTNGSLARAWEEMRAAGVHLITSEEVIRQAEPVG; encoded by the coding sequence ATGAAGGCGCTGCTGATTGTAGATGTGCAGAATGATTTTTGCCCGGGAGGGGCGTTGCCGGTGCCCGAAGGCGATGCAGTCGTTCCGGTCATCAACCGGCTGATTCCGTATTTTGAAAACGTAATTCAGACGCAGGATTGGCATCCGGCAGGACACTGGTCATTTGCCTCGGCGCATCCTGGCAAGCAGCCGTTTGAAACGATCCAGCTCAGCTACGGAGAGCAGGTGCTCTGGCCGGACCACTGCGTGCAGGGGACCTCAGGGGCTGCGTTTCATCCGGAGCTGGATACGACGCGCACCCAGCTTATTATTCGAAAGGGCTTTCGGAAAGAAATCGATTCGTATTCGGCTTTTTACGAAAACGATAAAAAGACGCCTACCGGGCTGGCTGGCTACTTAAAGGAGCGGGGCATTACGACGCTTTATGTGGTCGGACTGGCCGCCGATTTCTGCGTGAAATGGTCGGCGTTGGATGCGCGTCGGCTGGGCTTTGAAGTGTACGTGGTAACCGACGCGACGCGAGGGATTGATACAAACGGCTCACTGGCGCGCGCCTGGGAGGAAATGAGGGCGGCCGGTGTGCATCTGATCACTTCGGAGGAAGTTATCCGTCAGGCTGAACCCGTAGGATAA
- a CDS encoding aldehyde dehydrogenase family protein translates to MPCTPELARTMAEVFERQRQHHAVVRNRTVRERRRQLIRLREAVLDHRETIRTALWADFRKPPLEVDLTEIAPVVTEARYVARHLAQWMRPKRVSSTLTHLGTRAEIRYEPKGVVLILSPWNYPFTLTLAPLITAIAAGNCVIVKPSELAPNSARTIRRILEEVFEPEEVAVFEGDHTVAEALLELPFNHIFFTGSPRVGRLVMEAAARHLASVTLELGGKSPTIVDETADVDQAAEKIAWGKFTNGGQTCIAPDYVLVHRKLHDALVDALREQIVTFYGPDPETWHQNNSYAHIVNDRHYERLRHLYEDALARGAQDVVGGPWRAEDRFVPPTVLTHVPDEAAIMQEEIFGPLLPIQTFDHLEEALAAINRRPTPLALYVFARDEQRTQYVLNHTSAGGGCVNDTLLHFNHPSLPFGGIGQSGVGKAYRYHGFLAFSNERPVVYRRFEFPLLRRFYPPYGEQALRLLNRFLPFF, encoded by the coding sequence ATGCCCTGCACTCCGGAGCTGGCCCGCACCATGGCCGAAGTGTTTGAGCGCCAGCGGCAGCACCACGCCGTAGTTCGCAACCGCACCGTACGTGAACGGCGCCGCCAGCTTATTCGCCTGCGTGAAGCGGTGCTGGACCATCGCGAAACCATCCGGACAGCCCTGTGGGCCGATTTTCGCAAGCCGCCCCTGGAAGTAGATCTGACGGAAATCGCCCCGGTTGTTACCGAAGCCCGTTACGTGGCTCGTCACCTGGCTCAGTGGATGCGGCCGAAACGCGTAAGTTCGACGCTGACGCACCTGGGCACCCGGGCAGAGATTCGCTATGAACCCAAAGGGGTTGTGCTTATCCTGTCGCCCTGGAATTATCCCTTCACGCTAACGCTCGCTCCCCTGATCACTGCCATCGCAGCGGGCAACTGCGTAATCGTCAAACCCTCAGAGTTAGCCCCCAACAGTGCCCGTACTATCCGACGCATTCTCGAAGAGGTGTTCGAGCCAGAAGAGGTAGCGGTCTTCGAAGGCGACCACACCGTAGCCGAAGCCCTGCTGGAGCTACCCTTCAACCACATCTTTTTCACCGGTAGCCCCCGCGTGGGCCGTCTCGTCATGGAGGCTGCCGCGCGCCATCTGGCCTCTGTTACCTTAGAGCTAGGAGGTAAATCGCCCACCATCGTCGATGAAACGGCCGACGTTGACCAGGCTGCCGAAAAGATTGCCTGGGGCAAATTCACCAATGGGGGCCAGACCTGCATTGCCCCCGACTATGTACTGGTGCACCGTAAACTGCACGACGCCCTGGTTGATGCGCTGCGGGAGCAGATTGTAACCTTTTATGGACCAGATCCGGAAACCTGGCACCAGAACAACAGCTACGCCCATATCGTCAACGACCGCCACTATGAACGGCTGCGTCACCTGTACGAAGACGCCCTGGCCCGCGGCGCACAGGACGTTGTGGGCGGCCCCTGGCGGGCAGAAGATCGTTTTGTACCGCCTACCGTGCTGACGCACGTGCCTGACGAAGCGGCAATCATGCAGGAAGAAATCTTTGGCCCGCTGCTTCCTATCCAGACCTTTGACCACTTAGAGGAAGCCCTGGCAGCAATCAATCGCCGCCCCACGCCGCTGGCACTGTACGTATTTGCCCGGGACGAACAGCGCACGCAGTATGTGCTAAACCATACCTCAGCCGGTGGCGGATGCGTCAACGATACGCTGCTCCACTTTAACCATCCCAGTCTGCCCTTTGGTGGCATCGGCCAGAGCGGGGTCGGGAAAGCCTATCGCTACCACGGCTTTCTGGCTTTCTCCAACGAACGGCCTGTGGTCTACCGTCGGTTCGAGTTTCCCCTGCTCCGCCGATTCTACCCACCGTATGGTGAACAAGCCCTGCGCTTGCTAAACCGATTCCTGCCGTTTTTCTGA
- a CDS encoding M42 family metallopeptidase gives MNAKNEVFLLKLLETPSPSGFEQALQQTWVAHVKPWVDEVAQDSYGTVWAIKRGRADAPRLMLEAHADEVGFIVQHISEEGFLHIAPIGGADRALARARRVQVLGSKGPVDGVLGHTAIHLRDPKDEKVPEWHELFVDVGAQSREEVAALGIRVGHPVVLADAPFRLQGRRLVGRALDNRLGGFILAQVLAALAEKPPVATVYAVNAVQEEIGGYGARMVAYRLHPDAALVLEVTHATDTPGIDVRRHGLIRLGKGPVLTHGTANHPMLVERLLAVAKAEGIPVQHEASSRRTGTDADDIFATRGGIPCALVSVPLRYMHSPVEMVDLDDIAHTVRLLVAFVQSLKPGDRFQTPLID, from the coding sequence ATGAACGCAAAAAACGAAGTTTTTCTGCTGAAGCTGCTGGAAACGCCTAGTCCTTCGGGTTTTGAGCAGGCTTTGCAGCAAACGTGGGTGGCGCACGTGAAGCCCTGGGTCGATGAGGTGGCGCAGGACAGTTATGGCACGGTCTGGGCAATCAAACGTGGACGGGCTGATGCGCCTCGATTGATGCTGGAAGCGCATGCTGATGAAGTGGGCTTTATCGTGCAGCATATTTCCGAGGAGGGATTTTTACACATTGCGCCTATTGGTGGAGCGGACCGAGCATTAGCCCGGGCACGTCGAGTGCAGGTGCTGGGCAGCAAAGGACCGGTGGACGGGGTGCTGGGGCATACGGCCATTCATTTACGCGACCCCAAAGACGAGAAAGTGCCGGAGTGGCATGAGCTATTCGTTGATGTGGGAGCGCAGAGCCGGGAAGAAGTAGCGGCGCTGGGCATTCGGGTAGGGCATCCTGTTGTGCTGGCCGACGCGCCGTTTCGACTGCAGGGACGACGGCTGGTGGGGCGGGCGCTCGACAACCGGCTGGGCGGCTTCATTCTGGCGCAGGTGCTGGCTGCGCTGGCCGAAAAGCCACCGGTCGCCACAGTCTATGCGGTCAACGCCGTGCAGGAAGAGATTGGAGGCTATGGAGCACGCATGGTGGCCTACCGGTTGCATCCAGATGCGGCCCTGGTGCTGGAGGTTACGCACGCGACCGATACGCCCGGGATTGACGTTCGGCGTCATGGGCTCATTCGGTTAGGGAAAGGGCCTGTTCTAACTCATGGCACGGCTAATCATCCGATGTTGGTGGAGCGGCTGTTGGCGGTGGCGAAAGCCGAAGGCATCCCGGTGCAGCATGAAGCATCGTCGCGGCGCACGGGTACCGATGCGGATGACATTTTTGCCACGCGTGGCGGCATCCCTTGCGCGTTGGTGTCGGTGCCGCTTCGTTACATGCACTCACCGGTTGAGATGGTGGATCTGGATGACATAGCGCACACGGTTCGTCTGCTTGTGGCTTTTGTGCAAAGTCTGAAACCCGGTGATCGATTCCAAACTCCGCTTATAGATTGA